In Haloarcula sp. H-GB4, a single genomic region encodes these proteins:
- a CDS encoding nascent polypeptide-associated complex protein encodes MFGGGGGMNPRKMKQMMEQMGIDMEDIDAQEVIIRTPDEELVFDDAEVQLMEAQGQKTYQVVGDPESRELGSGEGSAAADDADESSSDDGVDEDDVELVAMRAGVDEDTAREALEANDGDLADAVDELE; translated from the coding sequence ATGTTTGGCGGAGGCGGCGGGATGAACCCGCGCAAGATGAAGCAGATGATGGAACAGATGGGCATCGACATGGAGGATATCGATGCGCAGGAAGTAATTATCCGCACCCCGGACGAGGAACTCGTCTTCGACGACGCGGAGGTCCAGCTCATGGAAGCGCAGGGCCAGAAAACGTATCAGGTCGTCGGCGATCCCGAGAGCCGCGAACTCGGTTCCGGCGAGGGCTCGGCCGCGGCTGACGACGCCGACGAGAGCAGCAGCGACGACGGCGTCGACGAGGACGACGTCGAACTTGTCGCGATGCGGGCCGGCGTCGACGAAGATACCGCGCGAGAGGCGCTCGAAGCCAACGACGGCGACCTCGCGGACGCGGTCGACGAACTGGAGTAA
- a CDS encoding AEC family transporter, with the protein MSLLSIFATAILPVVAVAAAGFALGRLKGTDPDALNTITVYVLAPALVVHSLTTSTLASDTILSVVLAIVLFTAAMLLLAEGVGRLTGHSEPLLGAFVLVSIFPNTGNYGIPLADFAFGATGRSTAVLVTALQGVLLYTVGIYIAARGSGGSPLSDMRRVFGVPLIYAVIVALALRWVGAVPPTESTVMQTLELLGNASIPVMLLILGIQLSNVDGDSDFRSVGIASALKLLLAPVLAFAAVLAVGFQNQTVAQVVVLLLATPTGVTTIILVGAFSHGAGDQSPGELVSATVFLTTIASAVTVTLLVWLLQSGLVL; encoded by the coding sequence GTGTCACTGCTGTCTATCTTCGCCACAGCGATTCTCCCAGTCGTCGCCGTCGCTGCGGCCGGCTTTGCGCTCGGCCGGCTGAAAGGCACCGACCCCGACGCGCTCAACACCATCACGGTGTACGTCCTCGCGCCGGCGCTCGTCGTCCACAGCCTGACCACGTCCACGTTGGCCAGCGACACAATTCTGAGCGTCGTCCTCGCCATCGTGCTATTCACCGCCGCGATGCTCCTCCTCGCGGAGGGCGTCGGCCGCCTGACCGGACACTCGGAACCGCTTCTGGGCGCGTTCGTCCTCGTGTCGATCTTCCCCAACACTGGGAACTACGGCATTCCACTGGCGGACTTCGCCTTTGGCGCGACCGGGCGCAGTACGGCTGTCCTCGTGACTGCACTGCAGGGCGTGTTGCTCTACACCGTCGGCATCTACATTGCCGCCCGGGGTAGCGGCGGCAGCCCGCTGTCGGATATGCGCCGCGTGTTCGGTGTGCCACTCATCTACGCCGTCATCGTGGCGCTGGCACTCCGATGGGTCGGCGCGGTGCCGCCGACGGAGTCGACAGTGATGCAGACGCTGGAACTGCTTGGCAACGCGTCGATTCCAGTGATGTTGCTCATTCTGGGCATCCAGCTATCGAACGTCGACGGGGACAGCGATTTCCGGTCCGTCGGTATCGCCAGCGCATTGAAACTCCTGCTGGCTCCGGTGCTCGCGTTCGCCGCGGTGCTTGCGGTCGGATTCCAGAACCAGACGGTCGCGCAGGTGGTCGTACTACTGCTGGCAACGCCGACCGGCGTGACGACAATTATCCTCGTTGGCGCGTTCAGCCACGGGGCAGGAGACCAGTCGCCGGGTGAACTCGTCAGCGCAACGGTGTTTTTGACGACCATCGCAAGTGCGGTAACGGTCACGCTGCTGGTGTGGCTGCTGCAGTCCGGACTGGTGCTGTGA
- a CDS encoding NYN domain-containing protein, translating into MTVSQPGQRVAVLADAQNLYHTARSLYSRNIDYGALLEEAVDGRELTRAIAYVIRADSPEEESFFDALVDIGFETRIKDIKTFQDGSKKADWDVGMSLDAVSLANHVDTVVLCTGDGDFARVCRYLRHEGCRVEAMGFEESSSEDLKAAVDGFIDMSDDSDRFLL; encoded by the coding sequence ATGACAGTTTCCCAGCCGGGACAGCGCGTGGCCGTACTGGCCGACGCGCAAAACCTCTATCACACTGCCCGGAGCCTTTACTCGCGGAACATCGACTACGGGGCACTACTGGAAGAGGCCGTTGACGGCCGCGAACTGACCCGTGCTATCGCCTACGTCATCCGAGCTGACTCGCCCGAAGAAGAGTCGTTTTTCGACGCGCTCGTTGATATTGGCTTCGAGACGCGCATCAAGGACATCAAGACGTTCCAGGATGGATCGAAGAAAGCCGACTGGGATGTCGGGATGAGTCTCGACGCGGTCTCCTTGGCGAATCACGTCGATACGGTAGTGCTCTGTACCGGCGACGGGGACTTCGCTCGCGTGTGTCGGTATCTCCGCCACGAGGGCTGTCGTGTCGAAGCGATGGGGTTCGAGGAGTCGTCTTCTGAAGACCTCAAAGCGGCCGTTGACGGGTTTATCGACATGAGCGACGATTCCGACCGGTTCCTGCTGTAG
- a CDS encoding PUA domain-containing protein produces MSDDEFRGLRRAADYQFGGGGGTALFADPDTLDVTHTSSGRPRQVHDTDGRIATYGDDGRFRLGLAGGNRLLDSFDGTRHRVVVGDESEPFIREGRNAFAKFVQSADSALRPGDEALVVHENGYLLAVGRAELPGSGMDDFETGMAVKVRQGAED; encoded by the coding sequence ATGAGTGACGATGAGTTCCGCGGGCTCCGGCGTGCAGCCGACTACCAGTTCGGCGGTGGCGGCGGGACAGCGCTGTTCGCAGATCCCGATACCCTTGACGTAACACACACCAGTTCCGGCCGTCCGCGGCAGGTCCATGACACGGATGGCCGCATCGCCACATACGGCGACGATGGGCGCTTTCGACTCGGACTCGCTGGGGGGAACCGGCTCCTTGATTCGTTCGACGGGACGCGACACCGCGTAGTCGTCGGCGACGAGAGCGAGCCGTTCATCCGCGAGGGCCGCAACGCCTTCGCGAAATTCGTGCAGTCCGCCGACAGCGCCCTCCGTCCGGGGGACGAAGCCCTCGTTGTCCATGAGAACGGCTATCTGCTCGCCGTCGGCCGCGCGGAACTGCCCGGCAGCGGTATGGACGACTTCGAGACGGGGATGGCGGTGAAAGTCCGGCAGGGCGCAGAGGACTGA
- a CDS encoding methyltransferase domain-containing protein, protein MAYLFVHEDREYLLDPGERFESDLGILEVPEDVEPGDVVETHLGTGFTVRRLRGPDLFTHLERTGAPMMPRDVGLVVGKTGVAAADRVLDAGTGTGILSAYMGRIGADVVTYEQDPEFAEVARQNMEIAGVADTVDVRTGDITDDLDDLSGFDVLTLDTEDAPTVVERTPTLLDRGGSLAVYSPFVENTREVVATATEVGLDGVETLDTIQREMDFDDRGSRPSTGGVGHTGYLTFARRP, encoded by the coding sequence GTGGCGTACCTCTTCGTCCACGAAGACCGCGAGTACCTGCTGGACCCCGGCGAGCGGTTCGAATCCGACCTCGGCATTCTGGAAGTGCCTGAGGACGTGGAACCGGGCGATGTCGTCGAGACGCATCTGGGCACCGGCTTCACCGTCCGCCGACTGCGTGGTCCGGACCTGTTTACCCACCTCGAACGCACCGGCGCGCCGATGATGCCTCGTGACGTGGGGCTAGTCGTCGGCAAGACCGGCGTGGCAGCGGCAGATCGCGTTCTCGATGCCGGCACCGGGACCGGCATCCTCAGCGCGTACATGGGTCGCATTGGCGCTGACGTGGTTACTTATGAGCAGGACCCGGAGTTCGCCGAGGTAGCGCGACAGAACATGGAAATCGCCGGCGTTGCGGACACTGTCGATGTCCGGACCGGCGACATCACCGATGACCTCGACGACCTTTCGGGCTTTGACGTGCTGACGCTTGACACCGAAGACGCGCCCACTGTCGTCGAGCGAACGCCCACGCTGCTGGACCGCGGCGGGTCGCTGGCAGTGTACTCGCCGTTCGTGGAGAACACGCGCGAGGTCGTCGCGACGGCCACCGAGGTCGGCCTTGACGGCGTTGAGACGCTCGACACCATCCAGCGGGAGATGGACTTCGACGACCGCGGTTCGCGCCCTTCGACCGGCGGCGTTGGCCACACTGGCTATCTGACGTTCGCGCGGCGTCCCTGA
- a CDS encoding transcription factor S, producing the protein MEFCDECGSMMKTDDERWVCGSCGYEKARNAETEQEMAVTTQGQEESEVVDTSEVDAEDMGPTTGARCPECGNERAFYEMKQIRAADESETRFFTCTECEHKWREDDH; encoded by the coding sequence ATGGAGTTTTGCGACGAATGCGGTTCGATGATGAAAACGGACGACGAGCGCTGGGTCTGCGGTAGCTGCGGCTACGAGAAGGCTCGAAACGCCGAGACCGAACAGGAGATGGCTGTCACCACGCAGGGTCAGGAGGAGTCGGAAGTCGTCGACACCTCCGAGGTCGATGCCGAAGACATGGGGCCGACGACGGGCGCTCGCTGTCCCGAATGTGGGAACGAGCGGGCCTTCTACGAGATGAAGCAGATCCGCGCGGCCGACGAATCCGAGACGCGCTTTTTCACCTGCACCGAGTGCGAACACAAGTGGCGAGAGGACGACCACTGA
- a CDS encoding DUF5789 family protein — MSDDESEDAEEPAVELGDGPDVAGAPLSRVSARLTWGIEHSTIVDREGDTTIRTPDGPQELATVLEDVGVPYFSDRHEFENAVRDVIGTGPVPTE, encoded by the coding sequence ATGAGCGACGACGAAAGCGAGGACGCGGAGGAGCCGGCTGTCGAACTCGGTGACGGACCCGACGTTGCCGGTGCGCCGCTGTCCCGCGTCTCGGCCCGGCTCACCTGGGGCATCGAACACAGCACCATCGTCGACCGCGAAGGTGACACGACGATTCGGACGCCCGACGGCCCGCAGGAACTGGCAACGGTGCTTGAGGATGTCGGCGTGCCGTATTTCTCCGACCGCCATGAGTTCGAGAACGCGGTCCGAGACGTCATCGGGACCGGTCCCGTTCCGACTGAGTAA
- the dapA gene encoding 4-hydroxy-tetrahydrodipicolinate synthase — MTAIDFHGVFPAMCTPFHQDGSIDFETLREDAKRLESAGVDGLVPVGSTGESATLSHDEHIEVVEAVIDAVDAVPVIAGSGSNNTKEALELSRRSAEAGADALLLISPYYNKPEQQGFIDHYTTLADAVDLPQIVYNVPSRTGQNIEPDTAAELASHPNIRAYKAASGDMNQISEIIERTRDEDFAVLSGDDGMTLPMLSVGGTGCISVSANIEPERTCAMVGAALSGDFERARAIHHELGPLFRAMFVETNPIPVKEAMQIRGYGPAHLRSPLTRLSDEHLDHLRDVLATLETEDLEDEYAEAER, encoded by the coding sequence ATGACAGCGATTGACTTCCACGGCGTGTTCCCGGCGATGTGCACGCCGTTCCATCAGGACGGCAGTATTGACTTCGAAACACTCAGAGAAGACGCCAAGCGGCTCGAATCCGCCGGCGTGGACGGACTCGTGCCCGTCGGTTCGACTGGCGAATCGGCGACGCTCTCCCACGACGAACACATCGAGGTCGTCGAGGCGGTCATCGACGCCGTCGACGCCGTGCCGGTCATCGCCGGCTCAGGGTCGAACAACACCAAGGAAGCGCTGGAGCTATCGCGGCGCTCCGCCGAGGCCGGCGCTGATGCCCTGTTGCTCATCTCGCCGTACTACAACAAGCCCGAACAGCAGGGGTTTATCGACCACTACACGACGCTGGCCGACGCCGTCGACTTGCCACAGATCGTCTACAACGTCCCCTCGCGGACGGGCCAGAACATCGAACCAGACACGGCGGCCGAACTTGCATCGCACCCGAACATCCGCGCATACAAGGCCGCAAGCGGCGACATGAACCAGATATCCGAGATTATCGAACGCACGCGGGACGAGGACTTCGCGGTGCTGTCCGGCGACGACGGGATGACGCTACCGATGCTGTCAGTTGGCGGGACCGGCTGTATCTCCGTCTCGGCCAACATCGAACCGGAGCGTACCTGCGCCATGGTCGGTGCGGCGCTATCCGGCGACTTCGAGCGAGCGCGGGCGATTCATCACGAACTCGGGCCGCTGTTCCGCGCGATGTTCGTCGAGACCAACCCCATCCCTGTCAAGGAGGCCATGCAAATCCGGGGCTATGGCCCGGCACACCTCCGTTCGCCGCTGACTCGCCTGTCCGACGAACACCTCGATCACCTGCGTGACGTGCTTGCCACGCTTGAAACCGAGGACCTCGAAGACGAGTACGCGGAGGCCGAACGATGA